One Burkholderia sp. WP9 genomic window, GCAGCCGCAAAGCATGGTGCGACAATTCGCCACTGTTGCGACCGCACACAAGATGTGCTTGTCGTTCTCTCGCGTTCTCCTAAAGTGCAAGGTGCGGGTTCAACGTTAAAGTTAAATACATAGCTAACCTGAGTATCCACCCGCACCGGAGGAAAATATGAAAATGCGAATCGCCCTTGTTTTCGCCATTGCGGGATTGGCTGCCGCCACTGTTCAGGCGCAAGACGTCATGATCAAGCCGCAGCAAACCATCCAGTTCAAGGCCAACGCATATGGCTGCCTGTCGAAGGATAAACTCGACGCCGCCGACCAGCATGCGCAAGCCGGTGAACAGCAAAAAATGCAGGAATTTTTCTCTGGATACCAGTGTGTCTCCACACCGGAAAATTCGAGTTTCCGCGTCGTGCGCGTGGTTGGTCACGACGTCGAATTCGTGAATTCCGGCAATAGCGACACGCAAGGACTTTGGGCAAACGATCGATTCATCAAGCAATAAGCTAAGCGCCGTCATTCCGGCGGAATGCCGGAATGTGATTTTGCGTGCGTCGATTCTCTGACTTTTAAAAAGCCGGAGGCGGTGAACCTGTGAGTTAAAAATCGGCTGGGCATCAAATGCCTGGCCGTTTTTATTTGTGCGTGTTCACTTCGCTTGGGAAACGGACAGAAAAAAGCCGATGCGGATTATGTCGATCCGCATCGGCAGTACGCCTTCTCGCAAAGCGCAGGAACAACCGTTGGCTCGTCGTGCGAGGAGCCGTGTCGATATCAGTGCGAGTCGCGCGGCACCGGCGCACCGCTCGATCCCACCAGGAAGTCGAGATCCGCGCCCTGGTCGGCTTGCAGCACGTGTTCGACGTAGAGTTTGTAGTAGCCGCGTTTGGGCGCTTCCGGCGCCTGCCATGCGGCGCGCCGGCGCGCGAGTTCCTCGTCGGTGACGTCCAGATGCAGGCGCCTTGCCTCGACATCCAGCTCGATCATGTCGCCGGTCTGCACGAACGCGAGCGGGCCGCCCGCGGCCGCTTCGGGCGACACGTGCAGCACCACCGCGCCGTAAGCCGTGCCGCTCATGCGGCCATCCGAAATGCGCACCATGTCCGTAATGCCTTTTTGCAGCACCTTTTTCGGCAGCGGCATGTTGCCGACTTCCGCAAAGCCTGGATAACCCTTCGGCCCCGCGCCCTTGAGCACCATGATGCAATGCTCGTCGATGTCGAGCGAATCGTCGTCGATCTTCGCGTGCAACTCCTCGATGTTCTCGAACACGACCGCGCGGCCGCGATGCTTGAGCAACGCTGCGGTCGCCGCCGACGGTTTGATCACCGCGCCATTCGGCGCCAGGTTGCCCTTGAGCACCGCGATGCCGGCCTTCGGCTTGAACGGCTCGGCGAAGGTCGTGATGACCTTCTCGTCGTGATTCGGCGCGTTGCGCACGTTGTCCCAGAGCGTCTTGCCGTTCACGGTCAGCGCTTCTTTATGCAGCAATCCCTGTTCGCCGAGTTGCTTCAGCACGGCCGGCAAGCCGCCCGCGTAGCAAAAGTCCTCCATCAGATACTCGCCGGACGGTTGCAGATTCACGAGACACGGCACATTCGAACCGAGCTCCCAATCCTCCAGCGACAACTCCACACCAATGCGCTTCGCGAGCGCGATCAGGTGGACCACGGCATTGGTCGAGCCGCCGATCGCGGCGTTCGTGCGGATCGCGTTTTCAAAGGCCTGGCGCGTGAGGATCTTGTCCATCGTCAGATCCTCGCGAACCATGTCGACAATGCGCCGGCCCGCGAGATGCGCGAGCACCTGACGGCGCGCATCGACGGCTGGAATCGCCGCGTTGTGCGGCAGGCCCATGCCGAGCGATTCGACCATCGAGGCCATGGTCGACGCCGTGCCCATCGTCATGCAGTGGCCGCGCGAGCGGTTCATGCACGACTCGGCCTCGGTGAATTCTTCCTGCGTCATCGTGCCGGCGCGCACTTCCTCGGACATCTGCCACACGCCCGTGCCGGAGCCGATGTTCTTGCCGCGAAAGCGGCCGTTCAACATCGGTCCGCCGGAAACCGCCAATGCGGGTAGATTGCACGAAGCCGCGCCCATCAGCAGGGCCGGCGTGGTCTTGTCGCAGCCGACCAGCAGGATCACACCGTCCATCGGATTGCCGCGAATCGACTCCTCGACATCCATGGAAGCGAGGTTGCGAAACAGCATCGCGGTAGGCCGCAAGTTGGTCTCACCGAGCGACATCACCGGAAACTCGAGCGGCAGGCCGCCCGCTTCATGCACGCCCTTTTTCACGTACTCCGCCAGCTCGCGAAAGTGCGCATTGCAAGGCGTCAGTTCGGACCACGTATTACAGATGCCGATTACCGGGCGTCCGTCGAATTCATCGTGCGGAATGCCCTGGTTCTTCATCCACGAGCGATGCAGAAAGCCGTCGCGGTCCTTAAGGCCGAACCACGCCTGGCTGCGCAGCGGCTTTTTTGTCTGGTTCGAATCAGCCATGAAATCTCCTGTTGGCAAACATGTAGAGCGGGGCGCGCATTAGTGCACGCGCTTGCTGCGCCGGAACTGGTCGAACAGCACCGCGAGCAGCAGAATCCCGCCGCGAATCAGGTATTGATAAAAGGTCGGCACATTCAGGAGGCTCATGGCGTCCTGCACGGAACCCATGATGAGCACGCCGACCAGTACACCGGAAATCGTCGCGACGCCGCCAGTGAGAGAGACGCCGCCAAGCACGCATGCCGAAATCACGCCGAGCTCGAGGCCGACCGAAGTTTTCGGGTCGCCCAGACTCATGCGCGACGCCAGCATCACGCCCGCGAAGCCGGTCACGAGGCCTTGCAATACGAACACTGTGATCTTGATGCGCGTGACCGGCAAGCCCGCCAGCAAGGCCGCCTCGCTATTGCCGCCGACGGCCAGCACGTTCTTGCCGAACACGGTTTTCTTCAGCAGAAAACCGAACAGCACGAAGCCGACAATGTTGCTCCAGATCGGAAACGAAATACCGAGGAACGAGCCGCCGCCGAGGTCGAAGAAACGTTCTTCGGAGATCATCACGGCGTCGCCGTTCGAGGTGATATACGCGAGGCCGCGCACGACCTCCATCATGGCGAGTGTGACGATCAGCGAGTTGATCTTGTAGCGCGCGACCAGCACGCCGTTCACGAGTCCGACCGCGCCACCCGCGAGCACGCCGGCCGCGACGCCGAGCATCACGCTATGCGTCGCGGTGATCAGCGTGGACGCCACCACGCCCGCGAACGCGACGATCGACGCGACCGACAGATCCACTTCGCCGAGCGCGAGCACGAACATCATCGTGACGGAGATCGAACCGATCAGCGTGACGGAAAGCAGCAAGCCCTGAATATTCCGCGAGCTCAGAAAGTCCGGCACGGTGAACGACAGGACCGCGAACAGAATCACGAACACCATGACGATGCCGGACT contains:
- a CDS encoding IlvD/Edd family dehydratase, whose protein sequence is MADSNQTKKPLRSQAWFGLKDRDGFLHRSWMKNQGIPHDEFDGRPVIGICNTWSELTPCNAHFRELAEYVKKGVHEAGGLPLEFPVMSLGETNLRPTAMLFRNLASMDVEESIRGNPMDGVILLVGCDKTTPALLMGAASCNLPALAVSGGPMLNGRFRGKNIGSGTGVWQMSEEVRAGTMTQEEFTEAESCMNRSRGHCMTMGTASTMASMVESLGMGLPHNAAIPAVDARRQVLAHLAGRRIVDMVREDLTMDKILTRQAFENAIRTNAAIGGSTNAVVHLIALAKRIGVELSLEDWELGSNVPCLVNLQPSGEYLMEDFCYAGGLPAVLKQLGEQGLLHKEALTVNGKTLWDNVRNAPNHDEKVITTFAEPFKPKAGIAVLKGNLAPNGAVIKPSAATAALLKHRGRAVVFENIEELHAKIDDDSLDIDEHCIMVLKGAGPKGYPGFAEVGNMPLPKKVLQKGITDMVRISDGRMSGTAYGAVVLHVSPEAAAGGPLAFVQTGDMIELDVEARRLHLDVTDEELARRRAAWQAPEAPKRGYYKLYVEHVLQADQGADLDFLVGSSGAPVPRDSH
- the araH gene encoding L-arabinose ABC transporter permease AraH, with product MHTPSTDSSTPAVASAGLSARAARTWDMINKSGIVMVFVILFAVLSFTVPDFLSSRNIQGLLLSVTLIGSISVTMMFVLALGEVDLSVASIVAFAGVVASTLITATHSVMLGVAAGVLAGGAVGLVNGVLVARYKINSLIVTLAMMEVVRGLAYITSNGDAVMISEERFFDLGGGSFLGISFPIWSNIVGFVLFGFLLKKTVFGKNVLAVGGNSEAALLAGLPVTRIKITVFVLQGLVTGFAGVMLASRMSLGDPKTSVGLELGVISACVLGGVSLTGGVATISGVLVGVLIMGSVQDAMSLLNVPTFYQYLIRGGILLLAVLFDQFRRSKRVH
- the sap1 gene encoding surface attachment protein Sap1, whose product is MKMRIALVFAIAGLAAATVQAQDVMIKPQQTIQFKANAYGCLSKDKLDAADQHAQAGEQQKMQEFFSGYQCVSTPENSSFRVVRVVGHDVEFVNSGNSDTQGLWANDRFIKQ